Proteins from a genomic interval of Pseudomonas versuta:
- a CDS encoding acyl-CoA thioesterase/bile acid-CoA:amino acid N-acyltransferase family protein, translating into MATLHISPADGLLDEPRQIVVEGLAAGQQVTLSSQTRRGGEHLWRSSATFVADARGRVDLEQDAPLTGDYSGVSAMGLLWSQRAGQGRSTAVFNDSVVQPLLTEIRLEGSDQMQTLIQRLAGEGVSRREIRENGLVGTLFVPAGPGPHPAVMVLNGSGGGINEARAALYASRGYSALALGYFKAPGLSDYISNTPLEYFEQGLAWMHRELAPADGFIALSGQSRGGELVLLLGSLFPRSVAAVIGYVPSALVHGGQAAADPAVGRDGPAWLYRGQPLVHVWNNNRHASWAARDAGLRNALSISTALQDAQAVARACIAVEQIRGPVLLLTAGDDAAWPSSRFGQMVCERLQSSRHPWPVAQHDYPLAGHSILLPFIPATYSDDGEPAANARANQQSWQAVREFLQNAVAARRAQTKELQ; encoded by the coding sequence ATGGCGACGCTGCACATCAGCCCTGCCGATGGCCTGCTGGACGAGCCGCGGCAGATCGTGGTCGAGGGGCTGGCAGCGGGGCAGCAGGTGACCCTGAGCAGCCAGACCCGACGTGGCGGCGAGCACCTGTGGCGCAGCTCGGCGACGTTTGTCGCTGACGCCCGGGGCCGGGTTGATCTTGAACAGGATGCGCCGCTGACAGGTGATTACAGCGGTGTTTCGGCCATGGGCCTGCTGTGGAGCCAGCGTGCCGGGCAAGGGCGCAGCACTGCAGTATTCAATGACTCAGTGGTGCAGCCCTTGCTGACCGAGATTCGCCTTGAAGGCAGCGACCAGATGCAGACCCTGATCCAGCGCCTGGCGGGCGAAGGTGTCAGCCGTCGCGAGATTCGAGAGAACGGCCTGGTGGGCACCCTGTTTGTGCCCGCAGGCCCTGGCCCGCACCCGGCGGTGATGGTGCTCAACGGCTCCGGCGGCGGGATCAACGAAGCCCGTGCTGCGCTCTATGCCTCGCGGGGTTACAGCGCGCTGGCGCTGGGTTATTTCAAGGCGCCGGGGCTGTCGGATTACATCTCCAACACTCCGCTGGAATATTTCGAGCAAGGCCTGGCATGGATGCACCGCGAACTGGCGCCGGCCGATGGCTTTATCGCCCTCAGTGGCCAGTCCCGGGGAGGCGAGCTGGTGCTGTTGCTGGGTAGCCTGTTTCCCCGCTCGGTGGCTGCGGTAATCGGCTACGTGCCCAGCGCGCTGGTGCATGGAGGCCAGGCAGCGGCGGACCCGGCGGTGGGGCGCGATGGCCCGGCCTGGTTGTACCGTGGCCAGCCGCTGGTGCATGTGTGGAACAACAATCGTCACGCCAGCTGGGCGGCCCGGGATGCCGGGTTGCGCAATGCGCTGTCGATCAGCACTGCGCTGCAAGACGCGCAAGCGGTGGCGCGGGCGTGCATAGCCGTGGAGCAGATTCGTGGCCCGGTACTGCTGCTGACGGCGGGGGATGATGCGGCCTGGCCGTCCAGCCGTTTCGGGCAGATGGTCTGTGAGCGTCTGCAGTCCTCGCGACACCCGTGGCCGGTGGCGCAACACGATTACCCGCTGGCCGGGCACAGCATTTTGTTGCCTTTCATACCTGCGACCTATAGCGACGACGGTGAGCCGGCAGCCAATGCCCGGGCCAATCAACAGTCGTGGCAAGCCGTCAGGGAATTTTTGCAGAACGCCGTGGCAGCACGCCGGGCGCAGACCAAGGAGTTGCAATGA
- a CDS encoding ABC transporter substrate-binding protein, whose product MKPLLLTLLTAALLSAAAGASAQSLRIAYADPVSSLDPQLNNHAGDRSLALHVWESLLERHDNQTLPGLATSWKTLDDTTWEFYLRKDVKWQDGQPLTADDLVFSLERARNVPGSVAPYSSSLRTIASVSAPDPYTLRVKTTEPNTLLLQNIDSIYIVSRHVGEHSSTEEYNSGKAVIGTGPYRLVSNAQGDRSLFERNPDYWGKPPVWDQVDYRYIANPASRTAALLAGDVDVIDKVSPADVKKLAATPGVSLFAYPGLRALLIQPSFHEGPNEFIRDNQGRPLAENPLRDVRVRQALSLAINRKAIVERILQNTVTEANQWMPANTFGYNPQVKNIANDPAQAKKLLAEAGYPDGFQLTVHVPGDRYPLAPETLQAVAQFWARIGVKVDLQVVPWSVYASRANKNEYAVTVIAWGNGTGEASYGLTNVLASADAGKGLGSSNWGRYSNPLVDQALEQASSEFDDGKREAILRHSVTLVTDDVGVLPLFHYQNIWAARKGLRVDPLLSDRTTAMMVSEEKK is encoded by the coding sequence ATGAAACCGCTGCTGCTTACGTTATTGACTGCTGCATTGCTGAGCGCTGCGGCCGGGGCCAGTGCCCAGTCCCTGCGCATTGCTTACGCCGACCCGGTGTCGTCTCTGGACCCGCAATTGAACAACCACGCCGGGGACCGCTCCCTGGCACTGCATGTCTGGGAGTCGCTGCTGGAGCGTCATGACAACCAGACCTTGCCCGGCCTGGCGACAAGCTGGAAGACCCTGGATGACACCACCTGGGAGTTTTACTTGCGCAAAGACGTCAAGTGGCAGGACGGCCAGCCCCTGACCGCCGATGATCTGGTGTTCTCTCTGGAGCGGGCGCGCAACGTGCCGGGCAGCGTGGCACCGTATTCCAGTTCACTGCGCACCATCGCCTCGGTCAGTGCCCCGGACCCGTATACCTTGCGGGTCAAGACCACAGAGCCCAATACGTTGTTGCTGCAAAACATCGATTCGATCTACATCGTCAGTCGCCATGTGGGAGAACACTCCAGTACCGAGGAATACAACAGCGGCAAAGCCGTGATCGGTACCGGGCCCTATCGCCTGGTGTCCAATGCCCAGGGTGATCGCAGCCTGTTTGAGCGCAACCCTGATTACTGGGGCAAGCCGCCGGTGTGGGATCAGGTGGATTACCGCTATATCGCCAACCCGGCCAGCCGTACCGCAGCCTTGCTGGCGGGGGATGTGGACGTGATCGACAAGGTCTCGCCCGCGGATGTGAAAAAGCTCGCAGCCACTCCCGGCGTCAGCCTGTTTGCCTACCCGGGCCTGCGCGCATTGCTGATCCAGCCGAGCTTTCATGAAGGCCCCAACGAGTTCATTCGCGACAACCAGGGCAGGCCACTGGCCGAAAACCCGTTGCGCGATGTGCGGGTGCGTCAGGCGCTGTCGCTGGCAATCAACCGCAAGGCGATTGTTGAACGCATCCTGCAGAACACCGTGACCGAGGCCAACCAATGGATGCCGGCCAATACCTTTGGCTACAACCCGCAGGTGAAAAATATTGCCAACGACCCGGCGCAGGCGAAAAAACTGCTGGCCGAGGCCGGGTACCCCGATGGCTTTCAATTGACCGTACACGTGCCCGGCGACCGCTACCCGCTGGCCCCGGAAACCCTGCAGGCGGTGGCGCAGTTCTGGGCCCGGATCGGGGTCAAGGTGGATCTGCAAGTGGTGCCATGGTCGGTGTATGCCAGCCGCGCCAACAAGAACGAGTACGCGGTTACGGTGATTGCCTGGGGCAATGGCACGGGTGAGGCCAGTTACGGGCTGACCAATGTGCTGGCCAGTGCGGATGCCGGCAAAGGCCTGGGCTCATCGAACTGGGGGCGTTACAGCAATCCGTTGGTGGACCAGGCGCTGGAGCAGGCTTCGTCAGAGTTCGACGATGGCAAGCGCGAGGCGATCCTGCGTCATTCGGTGACGCTGGTGACGGACGATGTGGGCGTGTTGCCGCTGTTCCATTACCAGAATATCTGGGCGGCGCGCAAAGGGCTGCGGGTCGATCCGCTGCTCAGCGACCGCACCACGGCGATGATGGTCAGCGAGGAAAAAAAGTAA